In Alphaproteobacteria bacterium, a single window of DNA contains:
- a CDS encoding sulfite exporter TauE/SafE family protein, with product MDSATLSALLQSGLSYCHTAISTDGGLMASLLLTGLVGGLTHCSGMCGPFALSQMAERMKSCPAMQMREWHRLSMALLLPYHLGRMTTYGLLGAGAALLAGSIGAATGLRWLSAALLILAALLFLGYAVPRLGLIKAGNGDSALFRRLSVFAKPLFAAPTGWRGYALGLILGYIPCGLVWGALSAAAASGSALSGAMAMMGFAAGTVPGLVLVAGLGQLASQRWGGLVQRVAPMLLLLNAGVLAVLAWRLIA from the coding sequence ATGGATAGCGCGACACTATCGGCCCTTTTGCAATCGGGTCTTTCTTATTGCCATACCGCCATTTCCACAGATGGCGGGCTGATGGCCAGCTTGCTGCTGACCGGATTGGTCGGCGGCTTGACCCATTGCTCGGGCATGTGCGGTCCCTTCGCGCTGTCGCAGATGGCCGAGCGCATGAAGTCCTGTCCGGCCATGCAGATGCGAGAATGGCATCGCCTGTCGATGGCGTTGCTGTTGCCCTATCATCTGGGTCGCATGACCACCTACGGCCTGTTGGGGGCGGGTGCCGCCTTGCTGGCCGGATCGATCGGCGCCGCCACCGGATTGCGCTGGCTGTCGGCGGCGCTGCTGATTTTGGCCGCCCTTTTGTTCTTGGGATATGCGGTGCCGCGCCTGGGATTGATCAAGGCGGGCAATGGCGACAGCGCGTTGTTTCGCCGCCTGTCGGTTTTCGCCAAGCCTTTGTTCGCCGCCCCCACGGGATGGCGCGGCTATGCGCTGGGACTGATCCTGGGCTATATCCCCTGCGGCTTGGTTTGGGGGGCGTTGTCGGCGGCGGCGGCGTCCGGCTCGGCGCTGTCGGGCGCCATGGCGATGATGGGTTTTGCCGCGGGCACCGTGCCCGGCCTAGTGCTGGTGGCGGGGCTTGGTCAACTGGCGTCGCAACGCTGGGGCGGGCTGGTCCAGCGCGTGGCGCCGATGCTGTTGCTTCTGAATGCGGGCGTTCTGGCCGTTCTGGCCTGGCGTTTGATCGCTTAG
- a CDS encoding dienelactone hydrolase family protein, which yields MTPGFRQGTAAFLLALFLSLPTLAGERQERLQIPLPANQNGETVFLEGLLRMPDGQGPFPLAILNHGTGARAKSQKPEDLDFLARWFLDRGWAAAMVMRRSFGKSGGMYVEAYSCPNPDYLKAGQKGAEDIQASVLHLRAIPGIDSERIVLVGQSSGGWAVLAASAEAIPGVRGAVSFAGGRGGNPKGDRNCPPEENLVEAGRSFGRNAKMPSLWIYAANDNLTPIDLMRRVQEAYAQGAGDSVLRYYDDPRAGGHFVLRHPDYWGAELEAFLARVAK from the coding sequence ATGACCCCGGGATTTCGGCAGGGGACGGCGGCGTTTCTTCTGGCCCTGTTCCTGAGCCTGCCAACCCTGGCTGGCGAACGTCAGGAACGGCTGCAAATTCCCCTTCCCGCCAACCAAAATGGCGAAACGGTCTTTCTGGAGGGGCTCTTGCGGATGCCGGACGGGCAAGGGCCGTTTCCGCTGGCCATCCTCAATCACGGAACGGGCGCTCGGGCCAAATCGCAAAAGCCCGAGGATCTCGACTTTCTCGCCCGCTGGTTTCTTGATCGCGGCTGGGCGGCCGCCATGGTCATGCGCCGTTCGTTCGGCAAGTCGGGCGGCATGTATGTCGAAGCCTATTCCTGTCCGAATCCGGATTACTTGAAGGCGGGACAGAAAGGGGCCGAGGATATTCAAGCCAGCGTTTTGCATCTGCGAGCCATTCCCGGCATCGACAGTGAGCGGATTGTTTTGGTCGGGCAGTCTTCGGGCGGCTGGGCGGTGCTGGCGGCTTCGGCGGAAGCGATCCCTGGGGTGCGAGGTGCCGTCAGTTTCGCAGGGGGGCGGGGCGGCAATCCGAAGGGGGATCGCAACTGTCCGCCGGAAGAAAATCTGGTCGAGGCCGGACGCAGCTTCGGGCGAAACGCCAAAATGCCGTCCCTGTGGATTTACGCCGCCAACGACAATCTGACGCCGATTGATTTGATGCGCCGGGTTCAAGAGGCCTATGCCCAGGGGGCTGGCGACAGCGTGCTTCGCTATTACGACGACCCAAGGGCGGGCGGACATTTCGTGCTGCGCCATCCAGACTATTGGGGCGCCGAGCTTGAAGCCTTTTTGGCCCGCGTTGCGAAGTGA
- a CDS encoding carboxypeptidase M32 — translation MPQNAYQKLETLFSRLLRIEDAIAILQWDGAVMMPEGGASARAEEIATLKGVHHKLLAAPQVAALIRKADQLELNGWQRANLGEMSRQWIHARAVPARLIEALARATSACEIVWREARAKGDFKLVKKPLEKVMSLTREAGQAKAEPLGVTPYEALMDLYEPQARETRIEDLFADLEEFIAATLPLVLERQGAAPPEPTANVAQASQKALGRRLMGVIGFDFNKGRLDESAHPFSGGTPYDVRITTRYDEAEPLKSLMGVAHETGHALYEMNLPKDWRHQPVGRARGMALHESQSLIVEMQACRSRAFANFLAPLLGEALGGSWDAKALRRKLAWVKPGFIRVDADELTYSAHVILRFRLERAMIRGDLKVADLPGAWNQCMTRLLGIVPPSDREGCLQDIHWYDGAIGYFPSYTLGALSAAQIFAAAESAAPGLRLGLENGDFQPLMGWLKENIHSQGCFGSTDDILKRATGAPLSAAAFKAHIKRRYLNGRNAE, via the coding sequence ATGCCCCAAAATGCCTACCAGAAGCTGGAGACGCTGTTTTCGCGTCTGCTGCGCATCGAGGACGCTATCGCCATTCTGCAATGGGATGGCGCTGTGATGATGCCCGAAGGCGGCGCTTCGGCCAGGGCCGAGGAAATCGCCACGCTTAAGGGGGTGCATCACAAGCTGTTGGCCGCACCCCAGGTGGCGGCGCTGATCCGCAAGGCGGACCAATTGGAACTGAACGGCTGGCAGCGCGCCAATCTGGGCGAAATGTCGCGCCAATGGATTCACGCCCGCGCCGTGCCCGCCCGCCTGATCGAAGCCTTGGCCCGCGCCACCTCGGCATGCGAGATCGTCTGGCGCGAAGCTAGGGCCAAGGGCGATTTCAAGCTGGTGAAAAAGCCCCTGGAAAAGGTGATGTCCTTGACCAGGGAGGCGGGACAGGCCAAGGCCGAGCCTTTGGGGGTGACGCCCTACGAAGCGCTGATGGATTTGTACGAGCCGCAGGCCCGCGAAACCAGGATCGAGGATTTGTTCGCCGATCTGGAAGAGTTCATCGCCGCCACCTTGCCCTTGGTGCTGGAACGCCAGGGCGCTGCGCCGCCAGAACCAACCGCCAATGTTGCGCAAGCGAGTCAGAAGGCGTTGGGACGCCGCCTGATGGGCGTCATCGGCTTTGATTTCAATAAAGGCCGGTTGGACGAAAGCGCCCATCCCTTCTCGGGCGGCACGCCTTATGACGTGCGCATCACCACGCGCTACGACGAAGCAGAACCTCTGAAATCCCTGATGGGGGTGGCGCACGAAACCGGCCATGCGCTTTATGAAATGAACCTGCCCAAGGATTGGCGTCATCAGCCGGTAGGTCGCGCCAGGGGCATGGCGCTGCATGAAAGCCAGTCTCTGATCGTTGAGATGCAGGCCTGCCGCTCGCGCGCCTTCGCCAATTTTCTGGCGCCCTTGCTGGGCGAGGCGTTAGGCGGCAGTTGGGACGCCAAGGCGCTGCGTAGGAAACTTGCCTGGGTGAAACCCGGATTCATCCGCGTCGATGCCGACGAACTGACCTATTCCGCCCATGTCATCCTGCGTTTCAGGCTTGAGCGCGCCATGATCCGCGGCGACCTGAAAGTGGCCGACCTGCCCGGCGCTTGGAATCAATGCATGACCCGCTTATTGGGCATCGTGCCGCCTTCGGACCGCGAAGGCTGTTTGCAAGACATTCACTGGTACGACGGCGCCATCGGCTATTTCCCCAGCTATACGCTGGGAGCGCTGTCGGCGGCTCAGATTTTCGCCGCCGCCGAAAGCGCCGCGCCCGGTCTTCGCCTTGGTTTGGAAAATGGCGATTTTCAGCCCTTGATGGGTTGGCTGAAGGAGAACATCCACAGCCAAGGCTGTTTCGGCTCGACCGACGACATCTTGAAACGGGCAACCGGCGCGCCTCTGTCCGCAGCCGCCTTCAAGGCGCATATCAAGCGGCGCTATCTGAACGGCAGGAACGCCGAATGA
- the mobB gene encoding molybdopterin-guanine dinucleotide biosynthesis protein B: MKIFGIVGSSGSGKTTLLKRLIPELVARGLRLATVKHSHHGASADQPGDIGFEARRAGAVASLMAGPERWIRVEIRSPVEEPGLDELLAKLSQADLVLIEGFKRYPHAKIEVFRPLHGRAPLWPDDPSVVAVASDAAVLPALDRPLLSLEDVAGMAMFLMTHPGTQ; this comes from the coding sequence ATGAAGATTTTCGGCATTGTCGGTTCCAGCGGCAGCGGCAAGACGACCCTGCTCAAACGCCTGATTCCCGAGCTGGTCGCTCGCGGATTGCGCCTCGCCACGGTCAAGCATTCGCATCACGGCGCTTCGGCGGATCAGCCGGGAGATATCGGGTTCGAAGCCAGAAGGGCCGGGGCGGTGGCCAGCCTGATGGCGGGGCCGGAACGTTGGATAAGGGTGGAGATCCGTTCGCCGGTCGAAGAGCCGGGACTGGATGAGCTGCTGGCCAAATTGTCGCAAGCCGACCTCGTGCTGATCGAGGGGTTCAAGCGTTATCCGCACGCCAAGATCGAGGTGTTTCGGCCCTTGCATGGCCGGGCGCCCCTGTGGCCCGACGATCCGTCGGTGGTGGCGGTGGCCAGCGACGCTGCGGTGCTTCCCGCCCTGGATCGTCCCTTATTGTCCTTGGAAGATGTGGCCGGGATGGCTATGTTCCTGATGACGCACCCAGGAACGCAATAA
- a CDS encoding tRNA (cytidine(34)-2'-O)-methyltransferase, translating into MGAISQFPKEKIGLRLALFEPDIPQNAGAILRLAACLGAGVDLIEPFGFLWDDKKLRRAGMDYLDRVQLTRHASWSAFEAWRGANGGRLVLFTTKGAVSLPQARFEPGDILLFGSESRGVSDGAHQAAGLRVSIPLLVGERSINVAQAAAIGLYTALAQLDRLPA; encoded by the coding sequence ATGGGCGCTATATCACAATTCCCTAAAGAAAAGATCGGCTTGCGGCTGGCCTTGTTTGAACCCGACATTCCACAAAATGCGGGGGCCATTCTCAGGCTGGCGGCCTGCCTGGGTGCGGGGGTGGATCTGATCGAGCCTTTCGGTTTTTTATGGGATGATAAGAAGTTAAGGCGGGCTGGGATGGATTATCTGGACCGCGTTCAGTTGACGCGCCACGCCTCCTGGTCCGCCTTCGAGGCTTGGCGAGGGGCGAACGGGGGGCGGCTGGTCCTGTTCACGACCAAGGGGGCCGTTTCCCTGCCGCAAGCCCGATTCGAGCCGGGCGACATCTTGCTGTTCGGTTCGGAAAGCCGGGGCGTTTCCGACGGCGCGCATCAGGCGGCTGGGCTTCGGGTATCGATTCCCCTGCTGGTGGGCGAGCGCTCGATCAATGTCGCCCAGGCGGCGGCAATCGGCCTCTATACGGCTTTGGCGCAGCTTGATAGGCTGCCCGCATGA
- the petA gene encoding ubiquinol-cytochrome c reductase iron-sulfur subunit, with the protein MSSQSNSAAPSGSSQGESRRDFLLIATSAVGAVGTALALWPFVHSMNPAADTLALSTTEVDLSKVAEGMSITVTWQGKPVFVRHRTADEIKLAAETPMADLRDPKDDKDRVQKAEWLVLIGVCTHLGCIPLGQKAADPKGDFGGWFCPCHGSHYDTSGRIRKGPAPLNLPVPKYTFLTDTSIRIG; encoded by the coding sequence ATGTCGTCTCAATCCAATTCCGCCGCCCCCAGCGGCTCCAGCCAGGGCGAATCGCGCCGCGACTTCCTCCTGATCGCCACGTCGGCCGTGGGCGCCGTGGGCACCGCTTTGGCGCTGTGGCCGTTCGTGCACAGCATGAACCCCGCCGCCGACACTTTGGCCCTGTCGACCACCGAAGTCGATCTGTCGAAGGTGGCCGAGGGCATGTCCATCACCGTGACTTGGCAAGGCAAGCCGGTTTTCGTGCGCCACCGCACGGCCGACGAGATCAAGCTGGCCGCCGAGACGCCGATGGCCGACCTGCGCGACCCCAAAGACGACAAGGACCGCGTTCAGAAGGCTGAATGGCTGGTTCTGATCGGCGTCTGCACCCATCTGGGCTGCATCCCGCTGGGCCAGAAGGCGGCCGACCCCAAGGGCGACTTCGGCGGCTGGTTCTGCCCCTGCCATGGCTCGCACTACGACACGTCGGGACGCATCCGCAAGGGACCCGCTCCTTTGAACCTGCCCGTTCCCAAATACACTTTCCTCACCGATACCTCGATCCGTATCGGCTAA
- a CDS encoding cytochrome b/b6, with protein MSAPAFDNKIIKWIDERLPLFTMLEHSTTSYPTPKNLNYWWNFGSLALFALVIMILTGIFLAMSYTPHVSMAFDSVERIMRDVNYGWLLRYLHMNGASFFFICVYIHIFRGMYYGSYKAPREILWWLGLLILLAMMATAFLGYVLPWGQMSFWGATVITNLFSAVPVVGDFIVTWLWGGFAVDNPTLNRFFSLHYLLPFVIFALVALHLIALHTSKSGNPSGIEIKGPQDTIPFHPYYTIKDLYGVGVFLLVFLGFVFYAPNFFGEPDNYIPANPMVTPTHIVPEWYFLPFYAILRAIPDKLGGVIAMFGAIIVLFALPWLDSSKVKSGRFRPVFKWFFWLFLIDCVVLGWVGGKPAEGHYIPIGQAATAWYFLHLVVVLPLLGRLEKPLALPASISASVLKEKA; from the coding sequence ATGAGCGCCCCTGCCTTCGACAACAAGATCATCAAGTGGATCGACGAGCGTCTCCCGCTGTTCACCATGCTGGAACATTCGACGACCTCCTATCCCACGCCCAAAAATCTGAATTACTGGTGGAATTTCGGCTCGCTGGCCCTGTTCGCGCTGGTCATCATGATTCTGACCGGCATCTTCCTGGCGATGAGCTACACGCCGCATGTCAGCATGGCCTTCGATTCGGTCGAACGCATTATGCGCGACGTCAATTACGGCTGGCTGCTGCGCTATCTGCACATGAATGGCGCCTCGTTCTTCTTCATCTGCGTCTACATCCATATCTTCCGCGGCATGTATTACGGCTCCTACAAGGCGCCCCGCGAAATCCTGTGGTGGCTGGGCCTCTTGATCCTGCTGGCCATGATGGCGACCGCCTTCCTGGGCTATGTGCTGCCTTGGGGCCAGATGAGCTTCTGGGGCGCTACCGTGATCACCAACCTGTTCTCGGCCGTGCCCGTGGTCGGCGATTTCATCGTCACTTGGCTGTGGGGCGGCTTCGCGGTGGACAATCCCACGCTGAACCGCTTCTTCTCGCTGCACTATCTGCTGCCTTTCGTGATCTTCGCCCTGGTGGCCCTGCATCTGATCGCGCTGCACACCTCGAAATCCGGCAACCCTTCTGGCATCGAGATCAAGGGGCCGCAGGACACCATCCCGTTCCACCCCTACTACACGATCAAGGATCTGTACGGTGTGGGCGTGTTCCTGCTGGTGTTCCTGGGCTTCGTCTTCTACGCGCCCAACTTCTTCGGCGAGCCGGACAACTACATCCCGGCCAACCCGATGGTGACGCCGACGCATATCGTGCCGGAATGGTACTTCCTGCCCTTCTACGCCATCCTGCGCGCCATTCCCGACAAGCTGGGCGGCGTGATCGCCATGTTCGGCGCCATCATCGTGCTGTTCGCCCTGCCCTGGCTGGACAGCAGCAAGGTGAAAAGCGGCCGTTTCCGTCCGGTCTTCAAGTGGTTCTTCTGGCTGTTCCTGATCGACTGCGTCGTGCTGGGCTGGGTCGGCGGCAAGCCTGCCGAAGGCCACTACATCCCGATCGGCCAAGCCGCCACCGCTTGGTACTTCCTGCATCTTGTCGTCGTGCTGCCGCTTCTGGGCCGTCTGGAAAAGCCGTTGGCTTTGCCTGCCAGCATCAGCGCCAGCGTTCTGAAGGAGAAGGCATAA
- a CDS encoding cytochrome c1, producing the protein MLRTVLIPAALAFGLVATPALASGGAPLTKQSWSWDGVFGAYDQAQLKRGFQVFHEVCSNCHGLKLVAYRNLKVIGLSEEEAKAVAGEREVKDGPNDEGEMFNRPGKLSDHYIPPFANDQAARVSNNGALPPDLSLITKARVGGPDYVYSLLMGYADTPEGFTLNDGMNYNKIFAGNQIGMAPPISDDLVTYADGTKASADQIAKDVVSFLNWAAEPEMDARKGMGLKVMLFLLVLTGLFYALKRKIWADVH; encoded by the coding sequence ATGTTGCGCACCGTTCTTATTCCTGCAGCGCTTGCCTTCGGCCTTGTCGCGACGCCCGCCCTGGCTTCCGGTGGCGCGCCCCTGACCAAGCAGTCCTGGAGCTGGGACGGCGTGTTCGGCGCCTATGACCAAGCCCAGTTGAAGCGCGGCTTCCAGGTCTTCCACGAAGTGTGCAGCAACTGCCACGGACTGAAGCTGGTGGCCTATCGCAATCTGAAGGTCATCGGCTTGTCCGAAGAAGAAGCGAAAGCCGTTGCCGGCGAGCGCGAGGTCAAGGATGGCCCCAATGACGAAGGCGAGATGTTCAACCGGCCGGGCAAGCTGTCCGACCATTACATCCCGCCCTTCGCCAACGATCAGGCCGCCCGCGTCTCCAACAACGGCGCGTTGCCGCCCGATCTGTCGCTGATCACCAAGGCGCGCGTTGGCGGTCCCGACTATGTCTACAGCCTGTTGATGGGTTATGCCGACACGCCCGAGGGTTTCACCCTTAACGACGGCATGAACTACAACAAGATCTTCGCTGGCAACCAGATTGGCATGGCTCCCCCGATCTCCGACGATCTGGTCACCTATGCCGATGGAACCAAGGCCAGCGCCGACCAGATCGCCAAGGACGTCGTGTCCTTCCTGAACTGGGCAGCCGAGCCTGAAATGGACGCCCGCAAGGGCATGGGCCTGAAGGTCATGCTGTTCTTGCTGGTGCTGACCGGCCTGTTCTACGCCCTTAAGCGCAAGATCTGGGCGGACGTGCATTAA
- a CDS encoding S-methyl-5'-thioadenosine phosphorylase: MTDMKETVLGIIGGSGVYDIPGLSNPVWKRIDTPWGEPSDELLFAELDGQRLVFLPRHGRGHRIPPSELNYQANIDAMKRAGVTDILSVSAVGSLREDLPPGTFVVVDQFIDRSFARVKSFFGTGCVAHVGLGHPVCGRLGDAAQDSLRELNIPHQRGGTYVVMEGPQFSTLAESILYRSWGAHVIGMTNMPEAKLAREAEMCYATIAMVTDFDCWHPDHDHVSVEAIVKVLLENADKARSLVRNIAPKLRNRPAACPKGCDHALDNALITAHDKRDASLLAKLDAVAGRVLGK; this comes from the coding sequence ATGACGGACATGAAGGAAACAGTTCTCGGCATCATCGGCGGCAGCGGCGTTTACGACATTCCGGGCCTGAGCAATCCCGTCTGGAAGCGCATCGACACCCCCTGGGGCGAGCCATCCGACGAATTGCTGTTCGCCGAGCTTGACGGCCAAAGACTGGTCTTCCTGCCCCGCCATGGGCGCGGACATCGCATCCCGCCCTCGGAACTGAACTATCAGGCCAATATCGACGCCATGAAGCGCGCTGGCGTCACCGACATCCTGTCGGTCAGCGCCGTGGGCAGCCTGCGCGAGGATTTGCCGCCCGGCACCTTCGTCGTCGTCGACCAGTTCATCGACCGCAGCTTCGCCCGCGTCAAATCCTTCTTCGGCACCGGCTGCGTCGCCCATGTCGGGCTTGGCCATCCGGTCTGCGGACGCCTGGGCGATGCCGCGCAGGACTCCTTAAGGGAGTTGAACATCCCGCATCAGCGCGGCGGCACCTATGTGGTGATGGAAGGCCCGCAATTCTCGACCCTGGCCGAATCTATTCTTTACCGCTCGTGGGGGGCGCATGTCATCGGCATGACCAACATGCCGGAAGCCAAATTGGCCCGCGAGGCCGAGATGTGCTACGCCACCATCGCCATGGTCACCGATTTCGACTGCTGGCACCCCGATCACGACCATGTCAGCGTCGAGGCCATCGTGAAGGTGCTGCTGGAGAATGCCGACAAGGCGCGCTCGCTGGTGCGCAATATCGCTCCCAAGCTGAGAAATCGCCCCGCCGCCTGCCCCAAGGGCTGCGACCACGCGCTGGACAACGCCTTGATCACCGCGCATGACAAGCGAGACGCCAGCCTGCTGGCCAAGCTGGACGCCGTGGCCGGACGGGTGCTGGGGAAGTAG
- the mtnA gene encoding S-methyl-5-thioribose-1-phosphate isomerase, with protein sequence MKINGTPFRTIWPAPAGQAVEIIDQTRLPHEFVTVRLETMEEAAHAIMDMLVRGAPLIGATAAYGMALAMNHNASDEGLENSYASLLGTRPTAINLRWALDRMKKRLTPVHPGARPEAAWAEAAAIADEDVEINAAIGRNGLALIQKAWEAKGRQGRVNILTHCNAGWLATVDWGTAIAPIYAAHDAGIPVHVWVDETRPRNQGASLTAWELKSHGVSHAVIVDNAGGHYMQHGLVDLCIVGTDRTTARGDVCNKIGTYLKALAAFDNKVPFYVALPSPTIDWTLEDGVQGIPIEERNGEEVSHLQGRADDGRIMKVQVTPVGSPVANPAFDVTPARLVTALITEKGVCAASAEGLKGLFG encoded by the coding sequence ATGAAAATCAACGGCACCCCCTTTCGCACCATCTGGCCCGCCCCCGCCGGTCAGGCCGTGGAAATCATCGACCAGACGCGCCTGCCGCACGAATTCGTCACCGTGCGCCTGGAAACCATGGAAGAGGCGGCGCACGCCATCATGGACATGCTGGTGCGCGGCGCACCTCTCATCGGCGCCACGGCGGCCTATGGCATGGCGCTGGCGATGAACCACAATGCCAGCGACGAAGGGCTGGAAAATTCCTACGCCTCGCTGCTGGGAACCCGCCCGACCGCCATCAATCTGCGCTGGGCCTTGGATCGCATGAAGAAGCGCCTGACGCCCGTGCATCCGGGGGCGCGGCCCGAGGCCGCCTGGGCCGAAGCCGCCGCCATTGCCGATGAGGATGTCGAAATCAACGCCGCCATCGGGCGCAACGGACTGGCCCTGATCCAAAAGGCCTGGGAGGCCAAGGGACGGCAGGGCCGGGTCAACATCCTGACCCACTGCAACGCTGGCTGGCTGGCGACGGTGGATTGGGGCACGGCCATCGCCCCCATCTATGCCGCGCATGACGCGGGCATTCCCGTCCATGTCTGGGTGGACGAAACCAGGCCTCGCAACCAAGGGGCCAGCCTGACGGCGTGGGAGCTGAAAAGCCATGGCGTGTCGCATGCCGTCATCGTCGATAATGCGGGCGGCCATTACATGCAGCATGGCTTGGTCGATCTGTGCATCGTCGGCACCGACCGCACCACGGCAAGGGGCGACGTTTGCAACAAGATCGGCACCTACCTGAAGGCCCTGGCGGCCTTCGACAACAAGGTGCCTTTCTACGTGGCGCTGCCCAGCCCCACCATCGACTGGACGCTGGAAGACGGGGTGCAGGGCATTCCGATTGAAGAGCGCAACGGCGAGGAAGTCAGCCACCTGCAGGGGCGCGCCGACGACGGGCGGATCATGAAGGTGCAGGTGACGCCGGTGGGCAGTCCGGTCGCCAATCCCGCCTTCGACGTCACCCCCGCCCGTTTGGTCACGGCCCTGATCACCGAAAAGGGCGTCTGCGCGGCCAGCGCCGAGGGGCTTAAGGGATTGTTCGGGTGA
- a CDS encoding alpha/beta fold hydrolase: MPRNPRAQGPRPLMLHLAAQMTGLLTSLAALPHLKNASPSLKGPFSSLAPELESANPEALRKAVQAEAESQIQDFQQGIAAWLTHPYRRSLTDPPSLWAEGTTRLLDYGGTGRLGAVLLVPSLVNRAYILDLAPGRSLARFLAAQGHRVFLIDWDAPGESERAFGLSDYIAGRLERALRECARAHGGKVALAGYCMGGLLALALAQRRSEAVSKLALLATPWDFHAGKAEQAMLLNSLKPGLQPLLDRLGELPLDMLQSLFAALDPDLAARKFRAFAHLDPSSPQARSFVALEDWVNDGVPLTRKVAEETLFGWYGDNRPFKGTWEIAGRAVKPQELACPSLVIVPGQDRIVPPASARAVMAQLPFANLVELSAGHIGMMVGGGAEEKLYRPLSDWLTG, translated from the coding sequence ATGCCCCGCAATCCCCGCGCCCAAGGCCCCAGGCCGCTGATGCTGCATCTGGCGGCCCAGATGACAGGGCTGCTGACCTCGCTGGCCGCCTTGCCGCACTTGAAAAACGCATCGCCGTCCTTGAAAGGGCCGTTCTCAAGCCTGGCCCCGGAACTCGAAAGCGCAAACCCCGAGGCGCTGCGTAAGGCCGTTCAGGCCGAGGCTGAAAGCCAGATTCAGGATTTCCAGCAAGGCATCGCCGCTTGGCTGACCCATCCCTACCGCCGGTCATTGACCGATCCGCCTAGTCTGTGGGCCGAGGGCACGACGCGCTTGCTTGATTATGGGGGAACGGGACGCCTGGGCGCGGTTCTGCTGGTCCCATCGCTGGTCAACCGCGCCTATATTCTCGATCTCGCCCCTGGGCGCAGCTTGGCCCGTTTTCTGGCAGCGCAGGGGCACCGGGTTTTCCTGATCGATTGGGACGCGCCGGGCGAAAGCGAGCGGGCCTTCGGCTTAAGCGACTATATCGCGGGCAGGCTGGAGCGAGCGCTTCGGGAGTGCGCGCGCGCCCATGGCGGCAAGGTGGCGCTGGCGGGCTATTGCATGGGCGGTCTGCTGGCCCTTGCCCTGGCGCAGCGAAGGAGCGAGGCGGTTTCCAAATTGGCCCTGCTGGCCACGCCTTGGGATTTCCACGCAGGCAAAGCTGAACAGGCCATGCTGCTCAACAGCCTGAAACCCGGGCTGCAGCCTTTGCTGGACCGGCTGGGCGAATTGCCGCTGGACATGCTGCAAAGCCTGTTCGCCGCCCTCGATCCCGATCTGGCGGCGCGCAAATTCCGCGCTTTTGCCCATCTGGACCCGTCGTCGCCGCAGGCTCGGTCCTTCGTGGCTTTGGAAGATTGGGTGAATGACGGCGTGCCGCTGACCCGCAAGGTGGCCGAGGAAACCCTGTTCGGCTGGTATGGCGACAACCGGCCTTTCAAAGGGACATGGGAGATCGCGGGCCGGGCCGTGAAGCCGCAGGAACTGGCCTGCCCGTCCCTGGTGATCGTGCCGGGGCAGGATCGCATCGTGCCGCCCGCTTCGGCCCGGGCCGTGATGGCGCAATTGCCCTTTGCCAACTTGGTCGAGCTTTCCGCCGGTCACATCGGCATGATGGTGGGCGGCGGGGCCGAAGAGAAACTGTACCGACCTTTATCCGATTGGCTGACGGGATAA
- a CDS encoding STAS domain-containing protein, whose product MDYTTAKENDSTAVFLKGRLTFNDHEKFRVMLDELEAQNAVHLVVDLQSLESIDSVGLGLLMIARDRAKERNGKFVLRNPQGEVKRVFAISKASVLFTIQ is encoded by the coding sequence ATGGACTATACGACTGCCAAAGAGAATGACAGCACGGCCGTCTTTCTGAAGGGTCGCCTGACCTTCAACGACCACGAAAAATTCCGCGTCATGTTAGACGAGCTTGAGGCTCAGAACGCCGTTCATCTGGTGGTTGATCTGCAATCGCTGGAATCGATCGATTCCGTCGGCCTGGGCCTGTTGATGATCGCCCGCGACAGGGCCAAGGAGCGAAACGGCAAATTCGTCTTGCGCAACCCGCAAGGCGAAGTGAAGCGGGTGTTCGCCATCAGCAAGGCCAGCGTTCTTTTCACGATCCAATAA